The nucleotide sequence GGGCATCACGTCGTTCAGTTCCTCATAGGTGACGTAGCCCCGCTTCTTGGCGAGCTTGATCATCTTTCGGACGGCGGCGTCGCTAAGGTCGAGCAGCGGGCCGTCGGGGGCGTCGGTCTCCTTCTCCGGAGCCTGACCCTCTTCCTTCGGCTTCACCGCCTTCGGCGTTGCCGACAGAACAGCCTTCGCCTTGCTCTTGGTCGCCATATCCGTCTCGTCTCCCAGGCAGGACCGCCGGCCGCCGTCATGGCAGGGGGCAGGCTATCCCGCGAACGCTTTAGGTCTTGCAGGATCGGGCGGGTCGGAATTAACTCTGACTCGCTTGGCCTGCGTCGCCCCGGTTCGGGGCCTGCACACCGTCCGGCCATCCATGGCAGTGCGACCGGTTAACACTCAGTTTTCGCCGGACACGATTAAACGCGTCTTAACCCTGCCGGCGAGCGACGACACTTTCTATTGATGAGGCACGGCCTCAACGCCGGCAATCAGAAACCGCGCGCTGCGCGGCCAGATGCCGCGCCGAACCCCTCGATCAGAGCTTCGGTTCCCTCGATCGCGGCCAGTCGCGCCTGCACGTCGCGCATCCACGCCAGCGACTCCTCGCTCTGGGATCCGGCGTAGGCCGCCTCAGCCTCCCGAAGTTCCCTAGATAGCGTACGTTTCTTGTGATGCAAGCCGACCACGTGGGTCCAGCAGGCTTCGACGTCGCTTGGTGCCGCCTCCGGCCGGGTCGGCCAGTCGGCCGAGTGGGTTACCGCCCGGCGCACCCGCTCCAGAATTTCGGCGGCACCGTGGCGGTTCAGCGCCGCCGCAATCGATTCCGCATCGCCCGGCACCTCCTCGGCGGCGGCGTCCAGCAGCGCCCGTCGCAGCCGGTCGCAGTCGCGGTGGGCGAAGTCGAGCTCCGCCAGCTCCTCGGCGTGATTTTGCAGCAGCCACGGGTGGTTGAGGAAGATCGCCAGCACCAGGGCCTCGCGCACCGGGATGGCGGCGGCGGCGCCGCGCACCAGCGCGCTGAGCTTGAAGCTGGCGCCGAGCGGGGCGATGTCGGCTGCGGTCGGCTTGAGCCGCATCAAGCTGCCGTTCGGCCGGCGGTACTGCCGCGCCGCCGTGGCCGCGCCGCGGCCGCGCCAGTTTTGACCGCCGCGTCCGCCGAACGCGGGCGCCCCGCCCGCGCGCTGGAACAGGTTGGCGATGCGGCCTGAGAGGTCCTCGCGGTAATAGCGCCGCACCCGCTCGTCGGCGATGGCGTCAAGCACCGACGCGAGCCGTGCCTCCAGCGCCGCCCGTCGCTCGGGGGTGTCGATCTGGGCTTGCTGGCTCTCGCGCTCCCACAGCATGTCGGCGAGCGGCCTCGCCTGGGCCAGGATGGCGTCCACCGCCGCCCGACCGCCGGCACGCACCAGATCGTCGGGGTCCTGGCCTTCCGGCAGCATGGCGAAGGCGAGGCTCTTGCCCGGCTCGAGCCGCGGCAGCGCGAGGTCGACGGCGCGGAAGGCGGCGCGCTGGCCGGCCTTGTCGCCATCGAAGCACAGAACCGGCTCGGCGCTCATCCGCCACAGCGCCCCGAGCTGGTCCTCGGTCAGCGCGGTGCCGAGCGGGGCGACGGTGGCCTCGAACCCGGCGGTGACCATGGCGATGACGTCGATATAGCCCTCGACCACCACCACCGCGGCGCCGTCATGGGCGGCGGCGCGGGCCGGGCCGCCGTTATAGAGAGTCGAGCCTTTGTGAAAGAGCGGGGTCTCCGGCGAATTGAGGTATTTGGCGGGGGTGTCCTTGGTGAGGGCGCGGCCGCCGAACGCGATCACACGGCCCTTGAGGTCGAGAATCGGGAACATCACCCGGTCGCGGAACCGGTCGAACGGCACCGCGATGTCCTCGCCGGCGATCAGGAGGCCGGCCTCGACCATGTCGGCAATCGGCACGCCGGCCTCGGCGAGGTGTTGCTTCAGGCTTGATCGGTCGTCCGGCGCAAAGCCGAGCCGGAAGCGCTGCTGCGTCGCGGGGCTGAGCCCGCGGTCGGCGAGGTAGCCGCGGGCGCGGGCGCCGGCGCGGCCCTGCAGCTGGGCCTCGAAATGGCGGCAGGCCAGCTCCATCACCTCGTGCAGGGTCTTGCGGCGGACCTCTTTGGCCACCTCGTCCGGGCTGGCCTTGGGCAGGCTGACGCCGGCCTCGGCGGCGAGCCGCTCCACCGCTTCGGGGAAGGAGAGCCCCTCGACCTCCATCAGGAAGGTGAAGATGTCGCCATGCTTGCCGGACGAGAAGTCGTGGTAGAACCCCTTCTGATCGTTGACGAAAAACGACGGGCTTTTCTCGGCGTTGAAGGGGGAGAGGCCTTTGAACTCGCGTCCCGCCCGCGCCAGCTTTACCTTGCGCCCGACCACGTCGGACACCCGGAGGCGGGCTCGGATCTCATCGAGGATCTGGGGCGAAAAGCGCATGAGGTTCGGGTCAAGTTCGCGTGCGGCCGTTCGGGCCACTGAAGACAACCCGGCATTCTCGCTCATGGCACCCAAATGGGGCGCGGGGCGGGCAGCGGTTATCCCCGCTGAACACAGCCGGTGCCGAGGCCGGAGGTGAATTGTGCGGCGGTGGCTTCTGATGTATACACAAAGATATACAACTGTTACCGCCATCGTTGCGTCAGCGGATAGGTGGCGCAATCTGAACGCGCGGTTGCGTGCGGGCAGAGGTCACCATGGCCGGGGGCGGCTTCGAGTGGGACGAGTCTCCATGGAGGCCCAGCGATGCCAAGCACGGCATCGAGGGGTTTGAGTGGAATGAAACGAAGCGACTGATCGTGCTTCGAGAGCGGACCATCGACTTTCGCGACATTGCCAAGCTCCTGCTTGGTCCTGTGGTGGAACGACGGTCGGACCGCGACGGCGAGACCAGATATTTCGCAGTCTGCCGAACCGACAACCGCCGGTTTGTTGTCATCGTCTACACGATCCGTGGCTCGAAGCTGCGGATCATCACAGCATGGCCCGCGAGCGCAAATGAACGACGAGCGTACCTACACGCTTTCCCAAATCCGCCAGATGAAGGGCGAGACTGACTGGGATCGCATCGACAAAATGACCGACGCCGAGATCGCGGCGTTGATGGCGGACGATCCCAATTGGCAGGAGGCCCAGTCGATCGACTGGTCGACCGCCGAGGTGGTGGTGCCCGCCAACAAGGTGCCGATCTCGATCCGGCTCGATCCCGACGTGCTCGACTTCTTCAAGGCGGCCGGGCCGGGCTACCAGAAGCGCATCAACGCGGTGCTGCGCGCCTATATGCGCGCGCAACCGCCGAAGCCGGCGCCGCGCGCCGGCACCAAGGCGGCAAAGCCGAGAACCGGGACCTGAGGCGGTTCAAGTCAGCGCGGCCTTGACCCAGCCCGACGCCTTGCCGAAATCCATGCGGCCGCCGAAGCGCTCCTTCAGCACCGCCATCACCTTGCCCATGTCCTTCATGCCGGCGGCGCCGGTTTCTGTGACCACCGCGGCGATGGCGGCCTTGGCCTCGTCCTCGCTGAGCTGCTGCGGCAGGAACGAGGCGATGATTTCGATCTCCTCGCGCTCCTGGGTGGCGAGTTCGGGCCGGCCGTTGTCGGCGTAGATCTTTTCCGATTCCTGGCGCTGCTTGATCATCTTGGCGAGCAGCGCGAACACCTCGTCGTCCGACAGCGGGCCTTTGCCATTGCCGCGGGCGTCGATGTCGCGGTCCTTGAGCGCGGCGGTGATCAGACGCAGCGTCGACATCCTACGCTTGTCCTGGGCCTTGACGGCTTTGGTGAGCGCCTCGGTGAGGGTGGCACGGATCACGGATTGAGCCTTTCGAGAGATGACGCCTCGCCTGCTTCAAAGCAGGTGGGGCGGCGCTTATCTATTTGATAAAGCACGCAATTATTGATCTTCGCAACGGTTGACGCGCGGACCGTTGTCACATAATTTGACGGTCATGATCCGACAACGTCCCGCGCTCGCGTGCCGCTTTAGCGGCGCGCGCGTTTGCGCGGGCTCATATGTAGGCGAGCGATGAGCAGCGAACAAGACAATTGGCATGACCCTAGGTCCACTGCGCTGCTGGTGCTGGCCGACGGTTTGGTTCTCGAAGGCTTCGGCCTCGGCGCCATCGGCAAGGCCGCCGGCGAGGTGTGCTTCAACACGGCGATGACCGGCTATCAGGAAATCCTGACCGACCCGTCCTATGCCGGCCAGATCGTCACCTTCACGTTCCCGCATATCGGCAACGTCGGCACCAACGACGAGGACATCGAGACCGTCAACATGGCGGCGGTGCTGGGCGCGTGCGGCGTGGTGCTGCATTCGCCGATCACCACCCACTCCAACTGGCGCTCCGCCAAGCATTTCGACGCCTGGCTGAAGGCGCGCGGCATCATCGGCATTTCCGGGCTCGACACCCGCGCGCTCACCGCCCGCATCCGCGACAAGGGCATGCCGAACGCGGTGATCGTGCACGATCCCGACGGCTGCTTCGATGTCGAGGCCTTGAAGCGCGAGGCCGCCGGCCTGCCGTCGATGGATGGGCTCGACCTGGTGCCGAAGGTCGCCTCGACCCAGCGCTTCACCTGGGACGAAACCACCTGGGAGTGGCCGGCCGGCTATGGCAAACAGGTGGCGACCAGCCGCCACGTCGTCGTGATCGACTATGGCATCAAGCGCAACATCCTGCGCCTTCTGGCCGGCACCGGCGCCAAGGTCACGGTGGTGCCGCCGACCACGTCGGCCGAGGACGTTCTGGCGCTGAAGCCGGACGGGGTGTTCCTCTCCAACGGCCCCGGCGATCCCGCCGCCACCGGGCGCTACGCCGTGCCGGTGATCAGGAAGCTGCTGGATGAGAAGGTGCCGACCTTCGGCATCTGCCTCGGCCACCAGATGCTCGGCCTCGCGGTGGGCGCCAAGACGCGCAAGATGCACCAGGGGCACCACGGCGCCAATCACCCGGTCAAGGACATCACCACCGGCAAGGTCGAGATCACCTCGATGAACCACGGGTTTGCGGTGGATCGCGACACGCTGCCGGCGAATGCGGTGGAGACCCACGTCTCGCTGTTCGACGGCTCCAATTGCGGCATCGCGCTCACCGACCGCCCGGCGTTCTCGGTGCAGTACCACCCCGAGGCCTCGCCCGGCCCCAAGGACAGCCATTATCTGTTCGCCCGCTTCGCCGCGATGATGGAAAGCCAAAAGCCGCCGGTGTGACGGGCCGAAAGCCCGTCGTCCCGGGCGAGGCAGGATGCGAGCATCCTGCGGAGCATCCGGCCGAGACCCGGGATCGTCGGCAGAATGATCGTCGTTGAGCCGGCGCCAAGGGCGCATGATCCGGCGCAGCGGAAGACGCGCGCAAATCTCAGAACGGTCCCGGCTTTGCGCTTCGCTTCAGCCGGGACGACGGGTCCTGAAGCACTCGGCGGCACGCGGGCTTCGGCGCAAGCGCCACCCGTGGTAGTCTTTGGCCATGAACCACATGCTGCGCCCCCCCGATCTCCCGCTCACCACCCAGGCCGCCGAGGGCCTGATGCGCCGCCGCCTCAGCGTGGTCGAGGTCGCGGCGATGGTTGAGGCCGGCATCTTCGCCGAGGACGAGCGGTTCGAGCTGATCGGCGGGGAGATTGTGCCGATGTCACCCAAGGGCATTCGTCATGAGGTGATCAAGGTCAGCCTCAATCTATTCTGGAGCGCCCGGCTTCCGTCCGGCATCGGACTGGCGCAGGAAACCACCTTCCGCTTGAGCGAGGACACCTTCGTCGAGCCCGATTTCGTGTTCTTCCGCCGGGCCGACGGCCTCAAGGCGCTGTCCCCGGCCACCGCGCTGCTGGCCGTCGAGGTGGCCGATACCAGCCTCGCCTACGACCTCGACCGCAAGACCCGCATCTATGCCGCCGCCGGGGTGCGCGAGGTGTGGGTGATCGAGGCGAACAGCCTTCAGGCGCACATCCGCCGCGCCCCCGGCATCGACGGCTATCGCGAGCAAAACACCGTGCCGCCCGACCACACGCTGCACTTCGCCTTCGCTCCGGCGCTCGACCTCAGCCTTGGGGAGCTGGAGCTGGTATAGCGCTTCGGCTCCGCGGGTCTCACTGCTCGGACGGCGCACGGCTTGGGGTTTCCGCGCCAGCGCGCCGGCAGTATTGCTTGAGCTTGGCCTGCCCATTCCCGCGCCAGTTGCCGTTAGGTTGACGTTGCGAGCAGCGGGCGGCTGCGCTAAGGGCATATTAGAATATTTCTAAATAAGGTACGCCAGCCATGCTTCCCGGTTTCGCCAGCCGCCGCCGCTTCTCCGACCTCTCCGAGGCCGAGGTGCTGGCGCTCGCCATCTCCTCGGAAGAGGACGACTCCCGAATCTACGCCAGCTATGCCGAGCGGCTGCGGGCCGACTACCCGGCGATGGCCGAGATGTTCGACGCCATGGCGGCGGAGGAGAACGCCCACCGCCGCAGGCTGATCGACGCTTATGAGACGCGCTTTGGCAAGGTGATCCCGCTGATTCGCCGCGAGCACGTCGCCGGCTTCTACTCGCGCCGGCCGGTCTGGCTGGTCGAGAACCTCTCGCTCGACCGCATCCGCCAGGAGGCCGAGCGCATGGAATACGAATCGGCCGCGTTCTACACCCGCGCCGCCCAGGCTTCGACCGACCCCTCGACCCGCAAGCTGCTCGGCGACCTCGCCGCCGCCGAGCAAAAGCACGAGAAGAAGGCCGAGGCGCTGGTCGCCGGCTTTGAGACCTCCGATGCCGGCAAGGAGGAGGGCGAGCGGGCCCACCGCCAGTTCATCCTGACCTGGGTGCAGCCGGGCCTCGCCGGGCT is from Blastochloris viridis and encodes:
- the dnaG gene encoding DNA primase, translating into MRFSPQILDEIRARLRVSDVVGRKVKLARAGREFKGLSPFNAEKSPSFFVNDQKGFYHDFSSGKHGDIFTFLMEVEGLSFPEAVERLAAEAGVSLPKASPDEVAKEVRRKTLHEVMELACRHFEAQLQGRAGARARGYLADRGLSPATQQRFRLGFAPDDRSSLKQHLAEAGVPIADMVEAGLLIAGEDIAVPFDRFRDRVMFPILDLKGRVIAFGGRALTKDTPAKYLNSPETPLFHKGSTLYNGGPARAAAHDGAAVVVVEGYIDVIAMVTAGFEATVAPLGTALTEDQLGALWRMSAEPVLCFDGDKAGQRAAFRAVDLALPRLEPGKSLAFAMLPEGQDPDDLVRAGGRAAVDAILAQARPLADMLWERESQQAQIDTPERRAALEARLASVLDAIADERVRRYYREDLSGRIANLFQRAGGAPAFGGRGGQNWRGRGAATAARQYRRPNGSLMRLKPTAADIAPLGASFKLSALVRGAAAAIPVREALVLAIFLNHPWLLQNHAEELAELDFAHRDCDRLRRALLDAAAEEVPGDAESIAAALNRHGAAEILERVRRAVTHSADWPTRPEAAPSDVEACWTHVVGLHHKKRTLSRELREAEAAYAGSQSEESLAWMRDVQARLAAIEGTEALIEGFGAASGRAARGF
- a CDS encoding BrnT family toxin, which translates into the protein MAGGGFEWDESPWRPSDAKHGIEGFEWNETKRLIVLRERTIDFRDIAKLLLGPVVERRSDRDGETRYFAVCRTDNRRFVVIVYTIRGSKLRIITAWPASANERRAYLHAFPNPPDEGRD
- a CDS encoding BrnA antitoxin family protein; protein product: MNDERTYTLSQIRQMKGETDWDRIDKMTDAEIAALMADDPNWQEAQSIDWSTAEVVVPANKVPISIRLDPDVLDFFKAAGPGYQKRINAVLRAYMRAQPPKPAPRAGTKAAKPRTGT
- a CDS encoding GatB/YqeY domain-containing protein, giving the protein MIRATLTEALTKAVKAQDKRRMSTLRLITAALKDRDIDARGNGKGPLSDDEVFALLAKMIKQRQESEKIYADNGRPELATQEREEIEIIASFLPQQLSEDEAKAAIAAVVTETGAAGMKDMGKVMAVLKERFGGRMDFGKASGWVKAALT
- the carA gene encoding glutamine-hydrolyzing carbamoyl-phosphate synthase small subunit, with translation MSSEQDNWHDPRSTALLVLADGLVLEGFGLGAIGKAAGEVCFNTAMTGYQEILTDPSYAGQIVTFTFPHIGNVGTNDEDIETVNMAAVLGACGVVLHSPITTHSNWRSAKHFDAWLKARGIIGISGLDTRALTARIRDKGMPNAVIVHDPDGCFDVEALKREAAGLPSMDGLDLVPKVASTQRFTWDETTWEWPAGYGKQVATSRHVVVIDYGIKRNILRLLAGTGAKVTVVPPTTSAEDVLALKPDGVFLSNGPGDPAATGRYAVPVIRKLLDEKVPTFGICLGHQMLGLAVGAKTRKMHQGHHGANHPVKDITTGKVEITSMNHGFAVDRDTLPANAVETHVSLFDGSNCGIALTDRPAFSVQYHPEASPGPKDSHYLFARFAAMMESQKPPV
- a CDS encoding Uma2 family endonuclease; protein product: MLRPPDLPLTTQAAEGLMRRRLSVVEVAAMVEAGIFAEDERFELIGGEIVPMSPKGIRHEVIKVSLNLFWSARLPSGIGLAQETTFRLSEDTFVEPDFVFFRRADGLKALSPATALLAVEVADTSLAYDLDRKTRIYAAAGVREVWVIEANSLQAHIRRAPGIDGYREQNTVPPDHTLHFAFAPALDLSLGELELV
- the mbfA gene encoding iron exporter MbfA, with the protein product MLPGFASRRRFSDLSEAEVLALAISSEEDDSRIYASYAERLRADYPAMAEMFDAMAAEENAHRRRLIDAYETRFGKVIPLIRREHVAGFYSRRPVWLVENLSLDRIRQEAERMEYESAAFYTRAAQASTDPSTRKLLGDLAAAEQKHEKKAEALVAGFETSDAGKEEGERAHRQFILTWVQPGLAGLMDGSVSTLAPIFATAFATQDTWTTFLVALAASVGAGISMGFTEAAHDDGVISGRGSPIKRGFASGIMTAAGGLGHALPYLIPHFWTATAIAGAVVFVELWAIAWIQNRYMETPFWRAAFQVVLGGSLVLAAGILIGGS